A genomic region of Solanum dulcamara chromosome 2, daSolDulc1.2, whole genome shotgun sequence contains the following coding sequences:
- the LOC129873346 gene encoding amino acid permease 3-like, with translation MIPAEGPSRREYLVEAILSKPVSAELCSPIKAMADHVSVNVYEGESKCFDDDGRLKRRGTVWTASAHIITAVIGSGVLSLAWATAQLGWIAGPTVLLLFSFVTYYTSSLLSDCYRTGDQLTGTRNYTYMDVVRANFGGVHVKICGVIQYVNLVGVAIGYTIASSISMVAVKRSNCFHNHGHHAACYVSSTPYMIMFGVVEIILSQIPDFDQISWLSIAAAVMSFTYSTIGLGLGVAKVAETGKIQGSLTGVSTGTEIHKIWKSFQALGAIAFAYSYSRVLIEIQDTLKSPPAEAKTMKKASLISVAVTTVFYMLCGCFGYAAFGDQSPGNLLTGFGFYNPYWLLDIANVAIVVHLVGDYQVFCQPLFAFVEKKAAEWYPDSKIITKEIDTPILGCKPFKLNFFRLIWRTIFVIFTTVISMLMSFFKDVVGILGAFGFWPLTVYFPVKMYIVQKNIPKWSGRWICLQLLSGACLVISIAAAVGSFAGIVSDLQVYWPFK, from the exons ATGATACCGGCTGAAGGTCCATCGCGAAGGGAATATCTTGTCGAGGCAATCCTTTCTAAGCCCGTTTCTGCAGAACTCTGTTCGCCCATTAAAGCG ATGGCAGATCATGTTTCAGTGAATGTGTATGAAGGTGAATCGaaatgttttgatgatgatgGTCGTTTGAAAAGAAGAGGGACTGTTTGGACGGCAAGTGCTCACATAATTACAGCTGTGATTGGTTCTGGAGTTCTATCATTGGCTTGGGCCACTGCTCAACTTGGATGGATTGCTGGTCCAACTGTATTGCTTCTCTTCTCCTTTGTTACTTACTACACTTCTTCTTTACTCTCCGATTGTTACCGTACAGGAGACCAACTTACTGGAACAAGAAACTATACTTATATGGATGTTGTCCGAGCCAATTTTGGTGGGGTTCACGTTAAGATTTGTGGGGTTATTCAATATGTTAATCTTGTTGGAGTTGCAATTGGCTACACCATTGCATCTTCTATTAGCATGGTTGCTGTCAAAAGGTCTAATTGTTTCCATAACCACGGTCATCATGCTGCTTGCTATGTTTCAAGCACACCCTACATGATCATGTTTGGAGTCGTGGAAATTATCTTGTCACAAATCCCAGATTTTGATCAGATTTCGTGGCTTTCTATTGCCGCTGCTGTTATGTCCTTCACTTACTCTACCATTGGTCTTGGTTTAGGAGTTGCTAAAGTTGCTGAAACAGGAAAAATACAAGGAAGTCTAACTGGGGTTAGCACTGGAACTGAAATCCACAAGATATGGAAAAGCTTTCAAGCTCTTGGAGCTATAGCTTTTGCTTATTCTTACTCCCGGGTCCTTATTGAGATTCAGGATACACTCAAATCACCACCAGCAGAAGCAAAGACGATGAAGAAGGCATCACTAATAAGTGTGGCAGTAACAACTGTTTTCTACATGCTTTGTGGCTGCTTTGGCTATGCAGCATTTGGAGACCAATCTCCTGGAAACCTACTCACTGGATTTGGATTCTACAACCCATATTGGCTGCTGGACATAGCCAACGTGGCCATCGTTGTCCACCTAGTGGGTGATTACCAAGTTTTCTGCCAACCCCTTTTCGCCTTTGTTGAAAAAAAAGCAGCTGAATGGTACCCAGACAGCAAAATCATCACGAAAGAGATTGATACCCCAATCCTCGGCTGTAAGCCCTTCAAGCTCAACTTTTTCCGTCTGATTTGGAGGACCATTTTCGTGATCTTCACCACAGTCATATCTATGCTGATGTCATTCTTTAAGGACGTCGTTGGCATTCTTGGAGCCTTTGGATTTTGGCCACTTACAGTCTACTTCCCAGTAAAAATGTACATTGTGCAAAAGAATATCCCCAAATGGAGTGGAAGGTGGATTTGCCTTCAACTACTTAGTGGAGCTTGCCTTGTTATCTCAATTGCTGCAGCTGTTGGTTCTTTTGCTGGAATTGTTTCGGATTTACAAGTTTACTGGCCTTTCAAATAA